One genomic segment of Candidatus Fukatsuia endosymbiont of Tuberolachnus salignus includes these proteins:
- a CDS encoding AbrB/MazE/SpoVT family DNA-binding domain-containing protein — MATATLTSKGQITIPIQIRTSLGITVGDRIEFIAEESGKVTIMAATHSVKDLKGLVHRPDRPVSIEDMDRAIGINASAAR; from the coding sequence ATGGCTACAGCAACGTTGACGTCAAAAGGACAGATCACTATTCCTATCCAGATAAGGACGTCACTGGGAATTACTGTGGGTGATCGCATTGAGTTTATAGCGGAAGAAAGTGGAAAAGTGACTATTATGGCAGCGACGCATTCCGTCAAAGATTTGAAAGGACTGGTTCATCGACCAGATAGGCCAGTGAGCATCGAAGATATGGATCGTGCCATCGGAATCAACGCCTCGGCGGCACGATGA
- a CDS encoding PIN domain-containing protein — protein MIGLDTNVLVRYVTQDDPIQSPKATELIESLSAEKPGFITMVSVVELVWVLRSCYHLEKEKIVHVLKILLRTRELILERAEIVWQALRLFSRSKADFADCLIERCAHAAECEYTLTFDSKAAETVGMCQIL, from the coding sequence ATGATTGGCTTGGATACTAATGTATTGGTACGTTATGTAACGCAAGATGATCCCATACAGTCACCGAAGGCAACTGAGTTAATTGAATCGCTTTCAGCTGAGAAGCCGGGGTTCATCACGATGGTGTCAGTCGTTGAACTTGTATGGGTACTGCGAAGTTGCTACCACTTAGAAAAAGAAAAAATTGTGCATGTTCTCAAAATACTGTTGCGAACGAGAGAATTAATACTGGAGCGTGCCGAAATCGTTTGGCAAGCGCTGCGTCTATTTTCCCGTTCGAAAGCAGATTTTGCCGACTGTTTAATTGAGCGATGCGCTCATGCCGCTGAGTGCGAATATACGCTTACCTTCGACAGTAAAGCGGCAGAAACCGTTGGAATGTGTCAAATTCTTTAA
- a CDS encoding TcdA/TcdB catalytic glycosyltransferase domain-containing protein has product MTYSELAEIIDTFFTQNLILLTKQSEEESVAALRAYVEDSKALALQEQEMLGSPTNTPMMRHKLRAQLLSRQSEMKSLTRILYWLDKCDYYPFHQSRLFKAIKQRIATLSLPVPKEIHFMSLIQLDAIQRDYIKLWAQQNARNYRINIWMDSATLLAGELCGRIQEAAVKHASTARHISDGAFQTQLTDWQNKAYKSIVHTMSQDDPNQIGSKFCFDQAAILFLEENGLAKPGELEKMGQTLADNFQLSVKELRKATPYASHIKLVDFYQMKDQTNYSLYIKELALRGNLLVATDISRLLILQQHGGIYLNTDILPRLNEMLFSPRIKIDRHNQEAVMQIVLDELVHRGQMPGRAEMINRIGRGGYLDQLQEMDDRVKQPIQHIVNQALDQHQDLFMPLGELKVDPYFACSYANGNNKAIIAIKNSPFINRVLNRLAQIHQVIIGENIDGLNPERPIPRTTNEEIRTVLQAKRLQLNDKWLLSYRSEGMITGGISSSRQIVGIAAYQHAYAALLEQAGVVLPDRRQQLSPHKILQPYTQAFFPTEEAYLSRSRESRIKFFYNVFPQSSQYDSQYIIQLQDDEGVNQMARFLYNKNSLRTAHYLYQSRTGRLVEINIAPNFAFKNRTRIILIAHGTFMKTLGGEQIVQLLVNQRLLRRDAQGLFPIIERVSIVACYITEPIPGSTNVVEKAGEPFIEKLYQAFSNKKITVNSISTREKVVSVDVLGRKWTGLPVNPQAPQHHWLIDWALVKESNRKIIFIQKNEGGIISKRITLVAGNNMRSSILRTSYDGRFGVDYVIDLPTEQVVKLNGYLDRKTAKSVIKNMQRGTLFMAADSMALIAGMTESQVNHGIIVNGTEHDMTAFQQILRLTEHHNDYRNWLTEIDLLGGTQALKSEMERLFDSPQTAFMRLKERYLHDDFDLFCLDLSNPMSAGIIERDMRGTAPIEGIYLSKIEQYLSPTIKLSIKRMDGPAERLNKLNGVIDKIEANLVYLNKGRDDTPLYYHSALTNRSEQTTVSQNELAKKYTHERYLYKAQEHYADTLIRNYFTLPIVLCDALVSANGELLAENNLPADKWAPLLLAMKYDKKTKKYVVPYLHDDGIQEKWLSTDNDQFAEMQRFLQQQHETLTEDYPLFNGRLYPGKTEIASIGANAVFAIMAIQHWLHNGITVPGNTLLAKTLQVHTYLAMTQVTFNVTGDTTTLLQAVFRSVRIGDFFRLFQLIALPVGLVLSIADVAFNAIELSKAENQVQRHLSRTQLTFSVAGLSLFVGGVIASLLGATLLIIGLFIVGIALAVAGYFSQAAILKAMKNLDKAKVIGGYFNAMRAGWEQGGFTLARGILQPCEGVVVTQVDLRNIHAISVVFDTMGQSIKKKDAVDGTSQNYIDLYPLREVGRTVNTTATPPDNATGITTLILPTQPRAKITPKSTLGFNAAPIHREFQAMHFFFRQNSAFPFSIASDPVSGLPYFSVPTALELYYFFTNVDIVLGNHHYHLIAPGVDETSPVNPLINQPVYSKHLHYTLLAPEQGAATVVLVLNNQQAPIIIDCVNDQVNWIIEARHLKGVEQIFYPAPVSTQASVVKFIRRLPTTSSEHSQQLISTITLKDSAKTKLTVRMP; this is encoded by the coding sequence GTGACTTATTCAGAACTGGCAGAAATAATTGACACTTTTTTCACACAAAATCTCATTCTGTTAACAAAACAGAGTGAAGAGGAATCGGTTGCAGCCCTGAGAGCCTATGTCGAGGACAGTAAGGCACTTGCCTTGCAGGAACAAGAAATGCTAGGGAGTCCTACGAATACGCCGATGATGAGGCATAAACTCAGAGCTCAACTGCTTAGCCGCCAATCCGAAATGAAATCCTTAACCCGCATACTCTACTGGCTTGATAAATGTGATTATTATCCTTTTCACCAAAGTAGGCTGTTTAAAGCGATTAAACAACGTATCGCCACCCTATCTCTGCCAGTACCCAAAGAAATACACTTCATGTCCTTGATCCAGCTTGACGCTATCCAGCGAGACTATATCAAACTTTGGGCGCAGCAAAATGCACGAAACTATAGAATAAATATCTGGATGGATTCGGCCACTCTGCTAGCAGGTGAACTATGCGGGCGTATACAAGAAGCCGCCGTTAAACATGCTTCTACAGCAAGACACATCAGCGATGGGGCTTTTCAAACTCAGCTGACTGATTGGCAAAACAAAGCGTATAAAAGTATTGTTCACACAATGTCACAAGATGATCCCAATCAGATTGGTAGCAAATTTTGTTTTGATCAAGCGGCAATCCTATTTTTGGAAGAAAATGGCTTAGCAAAACCCGGTGAATTGGAAAAAATGGGCCAAACGCTTGCTGATAATTTTCAACTTAGCGTCAAGGAGCTGCGAAAAGCGACACCCTATGCTAGTCATATCAAACTTGTCGACTTCTACCAGATGAAGGATCAGACAAACTATTCGCTCTATATTAAGGAACTGGCGTTAAGAGGCAATTTACTGGTTGCGACTGATATTAGTCGTTTACTCATACTACAGCAGCATGGTGGTATCTATCTCAATACCGATATATTACCTCGTTTGAATGAAATGCTATTTTCTCCACGGATTAAAATCGATCGGCACAATCAAGAAGCCGTGATGCAAATAGTATTAGATGAACTGGTTCATCGTGGACAAATGCCCGGTCGCGCAGAAATGATTAATCGCATCGGCCGTGGGGGCTATCTTGATCAGCTCCAAGAGATGGATGATCGGGTAAAACAACCTATCCAGCATATTGTAAATCAGGCATTAGATCAGCATCAGGATCTTTTTATGCCACTGGGTGAACTAAAGGTAGACCCCTATTTTGCTTGTAGCTACGCCAATGGCAATAACAAAGCGATTATCGCGATAAAAAACAGCCCATTTATCAACCGAGTTTTAAACAGATTAGCGCAGATACACCAGGTGATTATTGGGGAAAATATTGATGGACTCAATCCTGAGCGGCCAATCCCGCGCACTACAAACGAAGAAATTAGAACAGTTTTGCAAGCTAAGCGTTTGCAACTCAATGATAAATGGTTACTTTCTTATCGTTCTGAAGGCATGATCACCGGTGGTATTTCAAGCAGTCGTCAGATTGTCGGTATTGCGGCTTACCAACATGCCTACGCCGCATTACTAGAGCAAGCGGGTGTGGTACTACCTGACAGGCGTCAACAACTATCACCACACAAAATTTTGCAGCCTTACACTCAAGCTTTTTTCCCCACAGAAGAGGCTTATTTGTCACGTTCGCGGGAGTCGAGGATAAAATTTTTCTACAATGTGTTTCCACAGAGCAGCCAATACGACAGCCAATACATTATACAGTTGCAGGATGATGAAGGTGTTAATCAAATGGCGCGCTTTTTATACAATAAAAATAGTCTTCGCACGGCGCACTACCTTTACCAATCAAGAACTGGGCGGTTAGTTGAAATTAATATTGCGCCAAACTTTGCGTTTAAAAATAGAACCCGCATCATTTTGATAGCGCATGGTACTTTTATGAAAACCCTCGGCGGCGAACAAATCGTTCAACTGCTTGTCAACCAGCGTTTGTTACGAAGGGATGCACAAGGGCTGTTCCCCATCATAGAACGCGTATCGATAGTCGCTTGTTACATCACTGAACCGATCCCCGGTAGCACAAATGTTGTAGAAAAAGCAGGCGAGCCGTTTATAGAAAAGCTTTATCAGGCTTTTTCCAATAAAAAAATAACGGTAAATAGTATCAGCACACGTGAAAAAGTGGTTTCTGTCGATGTATTGGGACGTAAATGGACCGGATTACCAGTAAACCCGCAAGCGCCTCAACATCACTGGCTCATTGATTGGGCGTTAGTCAAAGAGAGTAATAGAAAAATCATTTTTATCCAAAAAAATGAGGGTGGGATAATCAGTAAACGCATCACTTTGGTAGCGGGAAACAATATGCGCAGTAGTATACTGCGTACTTCTTACGATGGCCGTTTTGGCGTAGATTACGTCATTGATCTTCCCACGGAGCAGGTTGTCAAGCTCAATGGATACCTGGATAGAAAAACCGCTAAGAGCGTTATAAAAAACATGCAAAGAGGTACCCTCTTCATGGCAGCCGATAGCATGGCATTGATAGCGGGGATGACCGAAAGCCAGGTAAATCACGGGATTATCGTCAACGGTACTGAGCATGATATGACGGCTTTTCAGCAAATTTTACGGCTGACTGAACATCATAATGATTACAGAAATTGGTTGACTGAAATCGATCTGTTAGGTGGGACACAAGCGTTAAAATCGGAGATGGAAAGACTGTTTGATTCTCCACAAACGGCGTTTATGCGCCTGAAAGAACGCTATTTACATGATGATTTTGATCTCTTTTGCCTTGATTTGAGTAATCCGATGAGTGCTGGCATTATTGAGCGCGATATGCGTGGAACAGCACCGATTGAAGGTATTTATTTAAGCAAAATTGAGCAATATCTGAGCCCGACCATCAAGCTAAGCATAAAACGTATGGATGGTCCTGCAGAGCGTCTGAACAAACTCAACGGGGTCATTGATAAAATTGAGGCCAACCTGGTCTACTTAAACAAGGGTAGAGATGACACGCCACTTTATTATCACTCTGCACTGACCAATCGATCAGAACAAACTACCGTCAGCCAGAACGAATTGGCAAAAAAATACACTCATGAACGCTATCTCTACAAAGCGCAAGAGCACTATGCTGACACCTTGATTCGAAATTATTTCACATTACCCATCGTACTCTGTGACGCGCTGGTCAGTGCAAACGGTGAGTTGCTGGCAGAAAACAACTTGCCAGCCGATAAGTGGGCACCCTTATTATTGGCAATGAAATACGACAAAAAAACCAAAAAGTACGTCGTACCTTATCTGCACGATGATGGCATACAAGAAAAATGGCTGAGTACTGACAACGACCAATTTGCCGAAATGCAGCGTTTTTTGCAGCAACAACATGAAACACTGACGGAAGATTACCCTCTTTTCAATGGGCGCCTTTATCCCGGTAAAACAGAAATCGCTAGCATCGGTGCCAATGCAGTGTTTGCCATTATGGCGATACAGCATTGGCTACACAATGGCATTACCGTGCCGGGTAATACACTGTTAGCCAAAACGTTACAGGTACACACTTACCTTGCCATGACGCAAGTCACCTTCAATGTCACCGGCGATACAACGACTTTGCTGCAGGCCGTATTCAGAAGTGTGAGAATCGGCGATTTTTTCCGCCTTTTTCAATTAATCGCCCTGCCAGTTGGCCTGGTATTGAGTATTGCGGATGTGGCTTTCAACGCCATTGAATTAAGTAAAGCCGAAAACCAGGTACAGCGTCACCTGTCGAGAACTCAGCTAACTTTCTCGGTGGCGGGGCTGTCATTATTTGTCGGTGGTGTTATTGCTAGCTTGCTGGGCGCGACCTTGCTGATCATTGGGCTATTTATCGTTGGGATCGCCTTGGCAGTGGCAGGCTATTTTTCCCAGGCTGCAATTTTAAAGGCGATGAAAAATCTAGATAAGGCAAAGGTGATCGGCGGTTATTTTAATGCCATGCGAGCCGGATGGGAACAGGGCGGCTTTACTCTAGCACGAGGAATACTACAGCCCTGTGAAGGGGTGGTGGTCACACAAGTTGATCTACGCAATATTCACGCTATTTCTGTGGTGTTCGATACAATGGGCCAGAGCATAAAAAAGAAAGATGCCGTCGATGGCACCAGCCAAAACTATATCGATTTATATCCGTTACGTGAGGTGGGGCGTACGGTTAACACCACCGCCACGCCACCGGATAACGCAACTGGCATAACGACACTGATCTTACCCACACAACCGCGGGCAAAGATTACCCCAAAGTCCACCCTAGGTTTTAATGCGGCGCCTATACACAGAGAATTTCAGGCAATGCACTTTTTCTTTCGCCAAAATTCCGCATTTCCGTTTAGTATTGCCTCTGATCCTGTTTCTGGTCTGCCTTATTTTTCTGTACCCACGGCACTTGAATTGTATTATTTCTTTACCAATGTAGACATTGTATTGGGTAACCATCACTATCATCTGATTGCGCCAGGCGTAGACGAAACATCGCCAGTAAACCCACTGATTAATCAGCCGGTATACAGTAAACACCTGCACTATACCCTGCTCGCCCCTGAACAAGGTGCGGCAACGGTGGTGTTGGTGTTAAATAACCAGCAGGCTCCGATAATTATTGATTGCGTTAATGATCAGGTGAACTGGATAATAGAAGCCCGCCACCTCAAGGGGGTTGAGCAGATATTTTATCCTGCCCCTGTATCAACTCAGGCCAGCGTGGTGAAATTTATTCGCCGTCTGCCGACCACGAGCAGTGAACATAGCCAGCAACTTATCAGCACTATCACCCTTAAAGATAGCGCGAAAACTAAACTTACCGTACGCATGCCATAG